In the Helicoverpa armigera isolate CAAS_96S chromosome 15, ASM3070526v1, whole genome shotgun sequence genome, one interval contains:
- the LOC110376172 gene encoding tigger transposable element-derived protein 6: MVRDYKRTTDRGSWSEESMREAVQAVLDGKMGYYKAAKQFNVPQTTLERKVKAARPLLNETSKENLPLSIPIKVPLGPRQPVFSLSEEKELCAYLLEMEERLYGLTVKDVKTLVYQLANKNNKPNPFNDEKKEAGREWINGFLKRHPELSIRKPENTSAARASGFNKVAVEKFFNFLGNVYDEHQLTPDRIYNCDETGVSVVPKTNSKIIAKRGRKQVGAIVSAERGQTVTVEICFSAAGNYMPPMLIFPRKRNNPELMVNSQAGAWGTCSDSGWINSELFLQWFKRFVIFSGASKERPVLLLLDGHSTHTQNIDLINEARAHGVIILCFPPHTTHRLQVADVAFMRPLSVYYEQAVTAWLRSNPGLVVTIRQVAEIFGNAFVQAATMSTAVNGFRKCGIWPYNPNVFSETDFAPSLTTEIQLNESQISTNREVFQDTSNITSVQTSDTVAVQTADNSATFSRDVIDDSLPGCSHWSPRIVYQESAPHQTKDQPNTSQAEQNQSNEQTQSLELAENPVCQEPETSQPAKVPRCGKSDSSFVLTSPKELFPLPLTKKSFRVAKKRGKTAIITSSPYKQELEVIAQKKKEAEQKKIEKIEAKKRKDELKKQKKTTTKAQNKKSKKNNRSAKTAKQRRVSSSEDESEEEGDTPCMYCEEVYSVSIEGWISCSLCGRWAHISCAGIDDDDDEAIHICEFCQVK, encoded by the coding sequence ATGGTTCGTGACTACAAACGCACGACTGACAGAGGGTCGTGGTCCGAAGAGTCCATGCGAGAAGCTGTTCAAGCGGTTTTGGATGGAAAAATGGGATATTATAAAGCAGCGAAACAATTTAATGTGCCACAGACGACACTGGAGAGAAAAGTTAAGGCTGCTCGACCACTATTAAATGAGACATCTAAAGAAAACTTACCCTTATCCATACCAATTAAAGTACCATTGGGTCCTAGGCAGCctgttttttctttatctgaAGAGAAGGAGCTTTGTGCCTATTTACTAGAAATGGAAGAGAGGTTATATGGACTTACGGTTAAAGATGTAAAGACATTAGTATACCAgttagcaaataaaaataataagcctAATCCATTCAACGATGAGAAAAAAGAAGCTGGTAGAGAGTGGATAAATGGCTTCCTAAAACGACACCCAGAGCTTTCGATTAGAAAGCCTGAAAATACTTCTGCTGCCAGAGCATCTGGTTTTAACAAAGTTGCAGTCGAAAAATTCTTCAATTTCCTCGGCAACGTATACGATGAGCACCAACTAACTCCTGACCGTATATATAACTGTGATGAGACGGGGGTTTCTGTTGTCCCAAAGACAAATTCAAAGATAATCGCTAAAAGAGGACGGAAACAAGTTGGGGCCATAGTTTCAGCAGAACGAGGACAGACGGTAACGGTCGAAATATGCTTCAGTGCAGCTGGAAATTACATGCCACCTATGCTTATATTTCCTCGAAAAAGGAATAATCCAGAGCTGATGGTAAATTCACAAGCTGGTGCTTGGGGCACATGTAGTGATTCGGGCTGGATTAATTCCGAGCTGTTCCTTCAATGGTTTAAGAGATTTGTGATTTTCAGTGGAGCATCTAAAGAGAGACCCGTGCTTCTTTTGCTGGATGGGCACAGCACCCACACTCAGAATATCGACCTGATCAATGAAGCTAGAGCTCATGGTGTTATAATCTTGTGTTTTCCTCCACACACGACACACCGTTTACAAGTAGCGGATGTTGCGTTCATGCGGCCATTGAGCGTTTATTATGAACAAGCCGTTACAGCCTGGCTGCGCTCTAACCCTGGACTAGTCGTTACAATCCGCCAAGTCGCTGAAATATTTGGAAATGCTTTTGTTCAAGCAGCCACTATGTCTACCGCAGTAAATGGATTTCGTAAATGTGGGATTTGGCCCTATAATCCAAACGTATTTTCTGAAACAGATTTTGCCCCTTCTTTGACAACCGAGATCCAATTAAATGAAAGTCAAATTTCCACAAACCGAGAAGTATTTCAAGATACAAGCAATATCACTAGCGTCCAAACTTCAGACACCGTAGCTGTACAAACAGCTGATAATTCTGCGACTTTTAGCAGAGACGTAATTGATGATTCTTTGCCAGGGTGTTCCCACTGGAGTCCCAGGATAGTTTATCAGGAATCGGCACCGCATCAAACTAAAGACCAACCGAATACATCACAAGCAGAACAAAATCAATCCAACGAGCAGACGCAGTCACTAGAACTAGCTGAAAACCCTGTTTGTCAGGAACCAGAGACATCACAACCAGCTAAAGTGCCCAGATGCGGTAAAAGCGACAGTAGCTTTGTTTTGACTTCTCCAAAAGAACTCTTTCCACTTCCGCTTACTAAAAAATCCTTTCGTGTTGCTAAAAAGCGTGGGAAAACAGCAATTATCACGTCGTCTCCCTACAAACAAGAATTAGAAGTCATCGCCCAGAAAAAAAAAGAGGCTGAACAGAAAAAAATAGAGAAAATAGAAGCAAAAAAGAGAAAagatgaattaaaaaaacagaAGAAAACTACTACAAaagctcaaaataaaaaatctaagaagaatAACCGATCAGCGAAAACAGCAAAACAGCGAAGAGTCTCATCATCTGAAGATGAAAGTGAAGAAGAGGGGGACACGCCATGTATGTATTGTGAGGAAGTATATTCCGTTTCCATTGAAGGGTGGATATCATGCTCACTATGTGGAAGGTGGGCTCATATTAGCTGCGCAGgaatagatgatgatgatgacgaagcCATCCATATCTGCGAGTTCTGCCAAGTCAAATAA